The following coding sequences lie in one Xanthomonas hortorum pv. pelargonii genomic window:
- a CDS encoding YbdD/YjiX family protein: MGTQLVLASQYQVHRRIWRRLIQTARLCCGIPDYDNYVRHMLEKHPDKPVMDYPAFFRERQDARYGGKSGFRCC; the protein is encoded by the coding sequence ATGGGCACCCAACTCGTCCTTGCCAGCCAATACCAGGTCCATCGCCGCATCTGGCGACGCCTGATCCAGACCGCACGCCTGTGCTGCGGCATTCCCGATTACGACAACTACGTGCGCCACATGCTGGAAAAACATCCCGACAAACCGGTGATGGACTACCCGGCCTTCTTCCGCGAGCGCCAGGATGCGCGGTACGGCGGCAAGAGCGGGTTTCGTTGCTGTTGA
- a CDS encoding HAD family hydrolase produces the protein MALCEQMGAMVYDLLISDCDGVLVDSEILADQVMREALATFVPAEALEHLLGTTFGQTTHEVLLRVQEHFSVQLPETLLAQIQARSEALIKAQVQPIAGARAALEQIPLPLAVASNSRRHNVIASVERVGLTARAAGNIFSADMVERPKPAPDVYLLAARTLGVAPQRCLVIEDSPTGATAALAAGMQVLGFTGASHIPQGHGDTLRRIGVLEVFDDMRDLPALFERLAQKRAG, from the coding sequence ATGGCGCTTTGCGAGCAGATGGGTGCAATGGTCTACGACTTACTGATCAGCGATTGCGATGGTGTGCTTGTCGACAGCGAGATACTGGCCGACCAAGTGATGCGTGAGGCACTGGCAACATTTGTGCCGGCCGAGGCATTGGAGCATTTGCTGGGGACCACGTTCGGGCAGACCACGCATGAGGTATTGCTGCGGGTGCAGGAGCATTTCTCGGTGCAGTTGCCAGAGACGTTGCTGGCACAGATTCAGGCGCGCAGCGAAGCCTTGATCAAGGCGCAGGTGCAGCCGATTGCAGGCGCGCGCGCCGCGCTGGAACAGATCCCGTTGCCGCTGGCGGTAGCCTCCAACAGCCGCCGCCACAATGTGATCGCCTCGGTCGAACGCGTCGGTCTCACCGCACGCGCGGCAGGCAATATCTTCAGTGCCGATATGGTGGAGCGGCCCAAGCCGGCGCCGGATGTCTATCTGCTGGCCGCCCGCACACTGGGCGTGGCGCCGCAGCGCTGCCTGGTGATCGAAGACAGCCCCACCGGCGCAACCGCCGCATTGGCGGCGGGCATGCAGGTACTGGGCTTTACCGGTGCCAGCCATATTCCGCAAGGGCACGGCGACACCCTGCGACGGATCGGCGTGCTGGAGGTGTTCGACGATATGCGCGATTTACCCGCGTTGTTCGAGCGGCTCGCGCAAAAGCGCGCTGGCTGA
- a CDS encoding ankyrin repeat domain-containing protein, with the protein MQPRFPALLVLATSFLAVSCTASPGAKEQTTMSATLQDHTVAFRDPSLTDIAKAIAHGDVARISALAPTVDLAAHGDQNVTLLEWAIWNEQPRALAALLDAGADPSLPGMDQETVVHMAAMAQDPEYLKVLLQHKAPIDVVSARAGWTPLFRAVQSKRDAQIGLLIEAGADVQRVDHTGNSVLHLAAQSGAASAAVLQLLNAGVDPTLRNAQQKTFQAYFFTTPDRLLNAGGQQVRSDVRAWLSAHNIPVESSR; encoded by the coding sequence ATGCAACCGCGATTCCCTGCCCTGCTCGTTCTTGCGACCTCGTTTCTCGCGGTCTCATGCACCGCCTCGCCCGGTGCCAAGGAGCAAACCACCATGTCAGCTACGCTGCAGGATCACACCGTCGCGTTCCGCGACCCCAGTCTGACCGATATCGCCAAGGCCATTGCGCATGGCGACGTTGCCCGAATTAGTGCACTCGCCCCCACTGTCGATCTCGCCGCACACGGCGATCAGAACGTCACCTTGCTGGAGTGGGCGATCTGGAACGAACAACCACGCGCACTGGCCGCATTGCTCGACGCCGGCGCAGATCCCTCATTGCCTGGCATGGACCAGGAAACGGTCGTGCACATGGCCGCGATGGCGCAGGACCCGGAGTATCTGAAGGTGCTGCTGCAGCACAAGGCGCCGATCGATGTAGTTAGCGCGCGTGCCGGCTGGACGCCATTGTTCCGCGCCGTGCAGAGCAAGCGCGATGCGCAGATCGGCCTGTTGATCGAGGCCGGCGCCGATGTGCAGCGTGTCGACCACACCGGCAACAGCGTGCTGCATCTGGCCGCGCAGAGCGGAGCGGCAAGTGCTGCAGTGCTGCAATTGCTCAACGCCGGTGTGGACCCCACGCTGCGCAACGCGCAGCAGAAAACCTTCCAGGCGTATTTCTTCACTACCCCGGATCGCTTGCTCAATGCCGGCGGCCAGCAGGTCAGATCGGACGTACGCGCGTGGTTGAGCGCGCACAACATTCCCGTGGAAAGCAGCCGCTAA
- a CDS encoding DUF819 domain-containing protein: MNVAGAALIQNDIVVFGLIAATLGAVFWTSSRERGPWRSFYAVVPALLLCYLLPGIYNTVGLIDGANTRLYNPIARDVLLPAALILLTLSIDLRAILGLGPKLVAMYLGASLSIMLGAVVAFWVMRWLHPATVAGDTWAGMAALAGSWIGGGANMLAMREVFNVDATTFGQFAVVDVGVGYVWMAVLIFLAGRARNIDARSGADTRALDALQERMARFQAEHARIPTLADLMVIVAVAFGGVGLAHALANPLAAWCKANLSWASQFSLDTPFVWVVVLATSLGLLLSFTRARTLEGAGASKIGTLLLYFLIACIGMQMDLLALLDRPWLFLLGLIWIAVHIALLWGLGRLLRVPFFYFAIGSQSNIGGPASAPMVAAAFHPALAPVGVLLGTMGYATGTYLAYLVGITLRAMAGAG, encoded by the coding sequence GTGAATGTCGCCGGTGCTGCGCTGATCCAAAACGATATCGTCGTCTTCGGCTTGATCGCCGCCACCTTGGGGGCGGTGTTCTGGACCTCCTCGCGCGAGCGCGGCCCGTGGCGGAGTTTCTATGCCGTGGTGCCGGCCTTGTTGCTGTGCTATCTGCTGCCGGGTATCTACAACACCGTCGGCCTGATCGACGGTGCCAACACCCGTCTGTACAACCCGATCGCCCGCGACGTGCTGCTGCCGGCGGCGCTGATCTTATTGACGCTGAGTATCGACCTGCGCGCAATCCTGGGGCTGGGCCCCAAGCTGGTGGCCATGTATCTGGGCGCCTCGCTGAGCATCATGCTGGGTGCGGTGGTCGCGTTCTGGGTGATGCGCTGGCTGCATCCGGCCACCGTGGCCGGCGACACCTGGGCCGGCATGGCGGCGCTGGCCGGGAGCTGGATCGGCGGCGGCGCCAACATGCTGGCCATGCGCGAAGTCTTCAATGTGGATGCCACCACCTTCGGCCAGTTTGCGGTGGTCGATGTCGGCGTCGGTTATGTGTGGATGGCGGTGCTGATCTTCCTGGCCGGGCGGGCGCGCAACATCGATGCGCGTAGCGGTGCCGATACCCGCGCGCTGGATGCCTTGCAGGAGCGCATGGCGCGCTTCCAGGCCGAACACGCGCGCATTCCCACGTTGGCCGATTTGATGGTGATCGTGGCGGTGGCGTTCGGCGGCGTCGGCCTGGCGCACGCGCTGGCCAATCCGCTGGCGGCATGGTGTAAGGCCAACCTGAGCTGGGCCAGCCAGTTCAGTCTGGACACCCCGTTTGTGTGGGTGGTGGTGCTGGCGACCAGCCTGGGGTTGCTGCTGAGCTTCACCCGCGCCCGCACGCTGGAAGGGGCTGGCGCCTCCAAAATCGGCACGCTGCTGCTGTACTTCCTGATCGCCTGCATCGGTATGCAGATGGATCTGCTGGCGCTGCTGGACCGGCCATGGCTGTTCCTGCTCGGGCTGATCTGGATCGCCGTGCACATTGCGCTGCTGTGGGGTCTGGGCCGGTTGCTGCGGGTGCCGTTCTTCTATTTCGCGATCGGCTCGCAATCCAACATCGGTGGCCCGGCGTCGGCGCCGATGGTCGCTGCGGCCTTCCACCCGGCACTGGCGCCGGTTGGTGTGTTGCTCGGCACGATGGGCTATGCCACCGGCACCTATCTGGCCTATCTGGTCGGCATCACCTTGCGCGCGATGGCGGGCGCGGGCTGA
- a CDS encoding nucleotidyltransferase family protein: protein MSSDHAALLLAAGAGRRLGRAKQLLMRDGEPLLRRFARLALQTSPRRCVVVLGAEADALTDVLQGLEVEVLRHGNWSAGMGSSLAALRHYVQDDTTLRRSLILGCDQPALDAPHLRALLEEAGHAASGCATSGYAGVRGIPAVVTHAAWADVPLQADSGLRGLFASLDVQTLGCVSAPALALDVDTPADLAAAQQRGWVDAD, encoded by the coding sequence ATGAGCAGCGATCATGCTGCACTGCTACTCGCCGCAGGCGCCGGCCGTCGTCTGGGCCGGGCAAAACAATTGCTGATGCGCGATGGCGAGCCACTGTTGCGTCGCTTCGCGCGTCTCGCGCTGCAGACGTCGCCGCGCCGCTGCGTGGTGGTGCTGGGCGCAGAGGCCGACGCACTGACCGATGTCCTGCAAGGTCTGGAGGTGGAAGTGCTGCGGCACGGCAACTGGTCTGCAGGCATGGGCTCCAGCCTGGCCGCGCTACGGCACTACGTGCAGGACGACACAACGCTGCGGCGCAGCCTGATCCTGGGCTGCGACCAACCCGCGCTGGACGCACCGCATCTGCGTGCGCTACTCGAAGAGGCCGGTCATGCAGCCTCGGGGTGCGCCACCAGCGGCTACGCCGGGGTACGCGGCATCCCCGCAGTGGTGACGCATGCCGCGTGGGCAGATGTGCCGTTGCAGGCCGATAGCGGCCTGCGCGGTCTGTTCGCCAGCCTGGACGTGCAGACGCTGGGCTGCGTGAGCGCACCGGCACTCGCCCTGGACGTGGACACGCCCGCCGACCTGGCAGCCGCACAACAGCGTGGCTGGGTGGACGCGGACTGA
- a CDS encoding XdhC family protein, with protein sequence MSALVAPVAHAPPAEPAWPAWPSYALHDDLLPTLTAWHRAGQRVAIATLIDVQGSSPRPLGSEMAISADGRVAGYVSGGCVEAAVAHEAIAALRDGQPRWLDYGEGSEVLDIQLSCGGRIGVLVWPVPDLGEHLVRWRNARQHRRAFHVALDRESGAVRYPANTQDVRASEFLRTHRPPLRLVLVGADPALLVLVTLASQMGIELRVLRPHGPSEPPPGLAPEHYDRRALSEALQDLVLDADSALYSLAHDSDIDLQVAHRGLASNVACIGILGSRHKREARLQALRALGHDDAALARVRLPAGWRMGRSSPHTIALGIVAEATQAVADLQAAEVRSRGLARGIAARSA encoded by the coding sequence GTGAGTGCATTGGTGGCCCCGGTCGCGCATGCGCCTCCGGCCGAGCCGGCATGGCCGGCATGGCCGAGCTATGCATTGCACGACGATTTGCTGCCCACGCTCACCGCCTGGCATCGGGCAGGGCAGCGGGTGGCGATCGCCACGCTGATCGACGTGCAAGGCTCGTCGCCGCGCCCGTTGGGCAGCGAGATGGCGATCAGCGCAGACGGCCGGGTGGCCGGTTATGTCTCCGGCGGTTGCGTGGAAGCGGCGGTGGCGCACGAAGCCATCGCCGCACTGCGCGACGGCCAGCCGCGTTGGCTCGATTACGGCGAGGGCAGCGAGGTGCTCGACATCCAGCTCAGCTGTGGCGGACGCATCGGCGTGCTGGTCTGGCCGGTGCCGGATCTGGGCGAGCATCTGGTGCGCTGGCGCAATGCGCGCCAGCATCGCCGTGCGTTCCACGTCGCGCTGGATCGAGAGTCCGGCGCAGTGCGTTATCCGGCGAATACGCAGGATGTACGCGCCAGCGAATTCCTGCGCACGCATCGGCCGCCATTGCGATTGGTATTGGTCGGCGCCGATCCTGCGCTGCTGGTGCTGGTGACCCTGGCCAGCCAGATGGGCATCGAGCTGCGCGTGCTGCGACCGCATGGTCCCAGCGAACCACCGCCTGGCCTGGCCCCGGAACACTACGATCGCCGCGCGTTGAGCGAGGCGTTGCAGGATCTGGTGCTGGATGCAGACAGCGCGTTGTACAGCCTGGCCCACGACAGCGATATCGATCTGCAGGTCGCGCATCGTGGGCTCGCATCCAACGTCGCCTGTATCGGCATTCTGGGTAGCCGGCACAAACGCGAAGCGCGTCTGCAGGCACTGCGTGCGCTCGGCCACGACGATGCAGCGTTGGCGCGTGTACGACTACCCGCCGGCTGGCGGATGGGGCGCTCGTCGCCGCACACGATCGCGCTCGGCATCGTCGCCGAGGCCACGCAGGCGGTCGCCGATCTGCAGGCTGCCGAAGTGAGGAGTCGTGGGTTAGCTCGCGGTATTGCTGCACGAAGTGCGTAA
- the paoC gene encoding aldehyde oxidoreductase molybdenum-binding subunit PaoC, with product MKFDTPAGINPIDQLKVVGKPVDRIDGPLKTTGQAPYAYEHHDLPARAAYGHVIGAGISKGTIRSIDLSAARNAPGVLGIVTAQNAGKLDKGKYNTAKLLGGPEIQHYHQAIAVVVAETFEQARAAGRLIKVDYGRHVGAYDLEKARDGARVTKEGGAPNSAVGNFAGAFAAAPVQLDAEYTTPDHSHAMMEPHASIAQWEGDKLSVWTSNQMINWSAGDLAKTLNIPRENVRLMSPYIGGGFGGKLFLRADAVLASLAARQVGRPVKVMLPRPLIFNNTTHRPATLQHIRIGAQRDGKITAIAHETWSGDLPEGGAENAAAQTQLLYAGANRLIATRLAVLDLPEGNAMRAPGEAPGLMALEVAMDEMAEKLDMDPVTFRIVNDTQVDPENPQRPFSQRQLVKCLEDGAKRFEWSKRKAKPASTRDGRWLVGMGVAAAFRNSPAMTSGARMRLEQGGRVVVETDMTDIGTGSYTIIAQTAAEMMGVPLDWVDVRLGDSSFPASAGSGGQWGANSSTAGVYAASVKLREAVAKQLGLDPAKAEFADSHVRAGGKRIALGDAAANGALVVEDKIEFGDLSKTHQLSTFGAHFVEVGVDIATAEVRIRRMLAVCAAGRILNPKSARSQVIGGMTMGAGAALMEELAVDKRLGFFVNHDLAGYEVPVHADIPHQEVIFLEESDPMSSPMKAKGVGELGICGVAAAIANAVYNATGVRVRDYPVTLDKLLPHMPELLRA from the coding sequence ATGAAATTCGACACTCCCGCCGGTATCAATCCCATCGATCAACTCAAGGTCGTCGGCAAGCCTGTCGATCGCATCGATGGTCCGCTCAAAACCACCGGCCAGGCGCCGTATGCGTACGAACACCATGACCTGCCTGCTCGCGCGGCCTACGGCCATGTCATCGGTGCAGGCATCTCCAAAGGCACCATCCGCAGCATCGATCTGAGCGCTGCACGCAATGCACCCGGTGTGCTGGGCATCGTCACTGCGCAGAACGCCGGCAAGCTGGACAAAGGCAAATACAACACGGCCAAATTGCTGGGCGGGCCGGAGATTCAGCACTACCACCAGGCCATTGCCGTGGTGGTTGCCGAGACTTTCGAACAGGCGCGTGCCGCAGGCCGGCTGATCAAGGTCGACTACGGTCGCCATGTTGGCGCCTACGATCTGGAAAAAGCACGCGATGGCGCCAGGGTCACCAAGGAAGGCGGCGCGCCGAATAGTGCAGTCGGTAACTTCGCTGGCGCCTTCGCAGCCGCACCGGTGCAGCTGGATGCCGAATACACCACGCCCGACCATTCGCACGCGATGATGGAGCCGCATGCATCGATCGCACAGTGGGAAGGCGACAAGCTCAGCGTCTGGACCTCCAATCAGATGATCAATTGGAGCGCGGGCGATCTGGCGAAAACGCTGAATATTCCGCGCGAAAACGTGCGCCTGATGTCGCCGTATATCGGTGGTGGCTTCGGTGGAAAATTGTTCCTGCGCGCCGATGCGGTGCTGGCCTCGTTGGCTGCACGCCAGGTGGGGCGCCCGGTCAAGGTGATGTTGCCGCGGCCGCTCATCTTCAACAACACCACGCATCGCCCGGCCACCCTGCAGCACATCCGTATCGGTGCGCAGCGTGACGGCAAGATCACCGCGATCGCACATGAAACCTGGTCCGGCGATTTGCCTGAGGGCGGTGCCGAGAACGCCGCTGCGCAGACGCAGTTGCTGTATGCCGGTGCCAATCGCCTGATCGCCACGCGTCTGGCCGTGCTGGATCTGCCGGAAGGCAACGCCATGCGTGCGCCCGGCGAAGCACCGGGCTTGATGGCGCTGGAAGTGGCCATGGACGAAATGGCCGAAAAGCTCGACATGGATCCGGTCACGTTCCGCATCGTCAACGACACCCAGGTGGATCCTGAAAATCCGCAGCGTCCGTTCTCGCAGCGGCAGTTGGTCAAGTGTCTGGAAGACGGCGCCAAGCGGTTCGAGTGGTCCAAGCGCAAGGCCAAGCCGGCCAGCACCCGTGATGGTCGCTGGTTGGTTGGCATGGGGGTGGCAGCCGCATTCCGTAATTCACCGGCGATGACCTCCGGCGCGCGCATGCGCCTGGAGCAGGGCGGGCGCGTGGTGGTGGAAACCGACATGACCGATATCGGCACCGGTTCCTACACCATCATTGCGCAGACCGCTGCGGAAATGATGGGCGTGCCGCTGGATTGGGTGGACGTGCGACTGGGTGATTCCAGCTTCCCGGCATCGGCCGGCTCCGGCGGTCAGTGGGGCGCCAATAGCTCGACGGCCGGCGTGTATGCAGCGTCGGTGAAGCTGCGCGAAGCCGTTGCCAAGCAACTCGGTCTGGACCCGGCCAAGGCCGAATTTGCCGACAGCCATGTACGCGCAGGCGGCAAGCGCATCGCGCTGGGTGATGCGGCGGCCAACGGTGCGTTGGTGGTGGAAGACAAGATCGAGTTCGGTGATTTGTCCAAGACGCATCAGCTCTCCACGTTCGGCGCGCACTTTGTCGAAGTCGGCGTGGATATCGCCACTGCTGAAGTACGCATCCGGCGCATGCTCGCGGTGTGCGCGGCCGGACGCATCCTCAACCCCAAATCGGCGCGCAGCCAGGTGATTGGCGGCATGACCATGGGTGCAGGCGCCGCCTTGATGGAAGAGCTGGCGGTCGACAAGCGACTGGGCTTTTTCGTCAATCACGACCTGGCCGGTTACGAAGTGCCAGTGCATGCGGATATCCCGCATCAGGAAGTGATCTTTCTCGAAGAAAGCGACCCGATGTCCTCGCCGATGAAGGCCAAGGGCGTGGGCGAGTTGGGCATCTGTGGGGTCGCTGCGGCCATCGCCAATGCGGTCTACAACGCCACCGGCGTGCGCGTGCGCGATTATCCGGTCACGCTCGACAAGCTGCTGCCGCACATGCCCGAGTTGCTGCGCGCGTGA
- a CDS encoding FAD binding domain-containing protein, translating to MKAFSYERATSPADAAAKAARQPGAKFIAGGTNLLDLMKLQIETPSHLIDVNGLSLDTIDATPEGGLRIGALVRNTDLAADARVRRDYALLSRALLAGASGQLRNRATTAGNLLQRTRCPYFYDTNQPCNKRLPGSGCAAIGGFNRQLAVIGVSEDCIATHPSDMAIAMRVLDAVVETVRPDGQTRAVPLSDFYRAPGKTPHLETVLERGELITAVSLPKPIGGTHVYRKVRDRASYAFALVSVAAVVQRDGSARVGVGGVAHKPWRSEAAEAQSRQGARAIVSVLLDGAQPTEHNAFKLPLVERTLTAILADTRA from the coding sequence ATGAAGGCCTTTAGCTACGAGCGCGCCACCTCGCCAGCCGATGCGGCGGCCAAGGCTGCGCGTCAGCCGGGTGCCAAGTTCATCGCAGGCGGTACGAACCTGCTGGATCTGATGAAGCTGCAAATCGAAACCCCCTCGCACCTGATCGATGTCAACGGCCTGAGCCTGGACACGATCGACGCTACGCCGGAGGGTGGCCTGCGGATCGGTGCGCTGGTGCGCAATACCGATCTGGCCGCAGATGCGCGCGTTCGTCGCGATTACGCACTGTTGTCGCGCGCATTGTTGGCAGGTGCCTCGGGGCAGTTGCGCAATCGTGCGACCACCGCCGGCAATCTGCTGCAGCGTACGCGTTGCCCGTATTTTTACGATACCAATCAGCCGTGCAACAAGCGCCTGCCTGGCAGCGGCTGCGCGGCGATCGGCGGTTTCAACCGGCAGCTTGCAGTGATCGGTGTCAGCGAAGACTGCATCGCAACGCATCCGAGCGACATGGCGATTGCAATGCGCGTGCTGGATGCGGTGGTGGAAACAGTACGCCCCGATGGGCAGACGCGTGCAGTGCCGTTGTCCGATTTCTATCGCGCGCCCGGCAAGACACCGCATCTGGAAACTGTACTGGAACGCGGCGAGCTGATCACCGCGGTGAGCTTGCCCAAGCCGATTGGCGGGACGCATGTCTATCGCAAGGTGCGCGACCGCGCGTCGTATGCGTTTGCATTGGTGTCGGTTGCGGCAGTCGTGCAGCGCGACGGCAGCGCACGTGTGGGTGTGGGTGGCGTTGCGCACAAACCCTGGCGCAGCGAAGCCGCCGAAGCGCAGTCGCGCCAAGGTGCGCGTGCCATCGTCTCTGTGTTGCTCGATGGCGCACAGCCGACCGAACACAATGCATTCAAGCTGCCGCTGGTGGAGCGCACCTTGACCGCGATCCTGGCCGACACGAGGGCCTGA
- the paoA gene encoding aldehyde dehydrogenase iron-sulfur subunit PaoA encodes MRDIKMTRREVLIAGTASAASVAATQSMAATAANAMSQRQAIEPANASSQVAFEVNGKPVTLTLDNRTTLLDALREHLHLTGTKKGCDHGQCGACTVIVDGQRMNSCLSLAVMHQGGKITTIEGLGTPDKLHPMQAAFVKHDGYQCGYCTPGQICSAVAVLDEVKRGIPSHVTEDLTGKTRLTTPELQERMSGNICRCGAYSNIVDAINDVAGDRA; translated from the coding sequence ATGAGAGACATCAAGATGACCCGTCGCGAGGTACTGATCGCTGGCACGGCGTCGGCAGCCAGCGTTGCCGCAACCCAGTCGATGGCGGCGACTGCCGCCAATGCGATGTCGCAGCGTCAAGCCATCGAACCAGCCAATGCGTCGAGCCAGGTTGCGTTCGAGGTCAACGGCAAGCCGGTGACATTGACGTTGGATAATCGCACCACCTTGCTGGATGCCTTGCGCGAGCACTTGCACCTGACCGGGACCAAGAAGGGCTGCGATCACGGCCAATGCGGTGCGTGTACGGTCATCGTCGATGGGCAGCGCATGAACTCCTGCTTGTCGCTGGCCGTCATGCATCAGGGCGGCAAGATCACCACCATCGAAGGACTGGGAACGCCCGACAAGCTGCATCCGATGCAGGCCGCGTTTGTCAAACACGATGGCTATCAGTGCGGCTATTGCACGCCGGGCCAGATCTGTTCGGCGGTGGCGGTGCTGGACGAAGTCAAGCGCGGCATTCCCAGCCACGTCACTGAAGATCTCACCGGCAAGACCAGGCTCACCACTCCCGAACTGCAGGAACGCATGAGCGGCAATATCTGCCGCTGTGGCGCGTATTCCAACATTGTCGACGCGATCAACGATGTCGCCGGAGACCGCGCATGA
- a CDS encoding sensor domain-containing diguanylate cyclase: MPYSCGPGQRVRWHTHCRVLVSRQVATVTSVSKQRRQRAQRIALHFVLIASWLLLLGSEYWSIHEERATALRTAEAQSLNLANSLAQHAGDTMAIADAVLSGLVARVEHDQASAAARSAMHGFLVREARRSDRLHGIFIYAADGSWVSSSLNSAPRKQNNADRAYFKYHRDHRDALSLVGPPVQSRSDGSWVLTLSRRLNTPGGEFAGVVLVTLQLKYFQNYYSTFEVGPNGTIGIINDDGIVLVRRPDKQGVIGTSIAGTAIYVNIRAHKHGTATYRSPIDGVKRISSFAPARPYPLTVLTGVSVDDALATWRQSARQRIVIATLGFALLLAVGLWLDLQLRRMHRNEAKLSSEAWVDALTGIANRRAFDYRLSRALQDAVRLQAPLSVLMIDVDHFKLYNDTYGHVNGDACLRLIARAIAECSRRSDDIAARYGGEEFGMILPHTDAAGALRLADAVRSAVAGLGLMHLSSPTSAHVTVSVGAATFEPGEAPRTPDAFVHDADSALYRAKQNGRDRTSA, encoded by the coding sequence ATGCCGTACAGCTGCGGTCCAGGGCAACGCGTACGCTGGCACACCCATTGCAGGGTCTTGGTGTCCAGACAGGTAGCCACCGTGACATCAGTCAGCAAGCAACGGCGACAACGTGCACAGCGCATTGCGCTGCACTTCGTGCTGATCGCCTCGTGGCTGCTACTGCTGGGTTCGGAGTACTGGTCTATCCACGAGGAACGCGCCACCGCGTTGCGCACCGCCGAAGCGCAGTCCTTGAATCTGGCCAACTCGCTTGCGCAGCATGCCGGCGACACCATGGCGATCGCTGATGCGGTGTTGTCGGGTCTGGTCGCACGGGTAGAACACGATCAGGCCTCGGCAGCCGCGCGATCAGCGATGCATGGATTTCTGGTGCGCGAGGCACGCCGCTCGGATCGGCTGCATGGCATTTTCATCTACGCCGCAGACGGCAGTTGGGTGAGTTCGTCGTTGAACAGCGCACCTAGAAAGCAGAACAATGCCGACCGCGCCTACTTCAAATATCACCGCGATCATCGCGATGCCTTGTCGCTGGTCGGCCCGCCCGTCCAAAGCCGTTCCGATGGCAGCTGGGTGCTTACCCTGAGCCGGCGACTCAACACGCCCGGTGGCGAGTTTGCAGGGGTGGTGTTGGTCACGCTGCAACTGAAGTATTTCCAGAACTACTACAGCACTTTCGAAGTGGGCCCCAATGGCACGATCGGCATCATCAACGACGATGGCATCGTGCTGGTACGCCGGCCCGACAAACAGGGCGTGATCGGCACCTCGATCGCCGGCACCGCGATCTACGTCAACATCCGCGCACACAAACATGGCACTGCGACCTATCGCTCACCAATCGACGGTGTGAAGCGCATTTCCAGCTTCGCTCCCGCACGCCCGTATCCGTTGACCGTGCTGACCGGTGTGTCGGTGGACGATGCATTGGCAACCTGGCGGCAATCCGCACGCCAGCGGATCGTGATCGCCACGCTGGGGTTTGCACTGTTGCTGGCAGTCGGCCTCTGGCTGGATCTGCAATTGCGCCGCATGCATCGCAACGAAGCCAAACTCAGCTCCGAAGCCTGGGTGGACGCGCTCACTGGCATCGCAAACCGGCGTGCATTCGACTACCGGCTGTCACGCGCGCTGCAGGACGCGGTGCGTCTGCAGGCACCGTTGTCGGTGCTGATGATCGATGTCGACCACTTCAAGCTCTACAACGACACCTATGGTCATGTGAACGGCGATGCCTGCCTGCGTTTGATTGCGCGTGCGATCGCCGAGTGTTCACGGCGCAGCGACGACATTGCCGCGCGCTATGGCGGCGAAGAGTTCGGCATGATCCTGCCGCATACCGACGCTGCCGGCGCGCTGCGCTTGGCCGATGCCGTGCGCAGCGCCGTCGCCGGACTCGGCCTGATGCACCTGTCCAGCCCCACCAGCGCGCACGTCACCGTGAGCGTGGGCGCGGCGACGTTCGAACCGGGCGAAGCGCCGCGCACCCCGGATGCGTTCGTGCACGATGCCGACTCGGCGCTGTATCGCGCCAAGCAGAACGGGCGGGATCGGACGTCGGCATGA